One genomic window of Scylla paramamosain isolate STU-SP2022 chromosome 48, ASM3559412v1, whole genome shotgun sequence includes the following:
- the LOC135095342 gene encoding protein Tob1-like gives MEGDLCPLSLSQPAATDLPDIAQFLSIYMSEEETLALQEGRVSSVMSHSVFTATEQPTQHTELTPQPALPPPPPPPPQQQQQQQQQQQQQQQQQQQQRDHDFSVMSLVSHSPNADCVDGRGDCTNVTAGDCAQNCATLDFPW, from the exons atggagGGTGATCTGTGCCCCCTTTCTCTGTCACAGCCAGCAGCCACAGACCTGCCTGATATTGCtcagtttttatctatttatatgtctgAGGAAGAGACACTAGCTCTGCAG gaGGGACGAGTGAGCAGTGTGATGAGCCACAGTGTATTCACAGCCACAGAGCAGCCCACACAGCACACAGAATTGACACCACagccagcactaccaccaccgccaccgccgccaccacaacagcagcagcagcaacaacaacaacaacaacaacaacaacaacaacaacaacaacaacgggatCATGATTTCAGTGTCATGTCTCTGGTCTCTCACAGCCCCAATGCAg ACTGCGTTGATGGAAGGGGTGACTGCACCAATGTCACTGCGGGGGACTGCGCTCAAAACTGTGCCACGCTTGACTTTCCTTGGTGA